The Alnus glutinosa chromosome 8, dhAlnGlut1.1, whole genome shotgun sequence DNA segment ACCATCCGATTCAGTTTCTTCAACGCCATTGTGAAATTCTACCACTGGAGCACCAGCATCAGTCATAGAGTCAAGAGAGCCAGAGCTGCTCCCAAAAGAGAGCCTCCTGTTAGCAGACAGCCCAGACCTCTGATGCTGAAGTTTCCCATTGATATTGCTATCTAGAGCAGGGTTCCTGAATGACGAGTGAAATAGTACTACACAATAAGACCCTCACTGTTATACACAAAGAAGACAATATACAAGTGGAAAAAGTAGGAGTCATTACTGACGCACATTAagcaaaacatataattttatttgattgatgagttgcaaACCCATCCAGACTATCCACTAGATCTTAAACCCACAAACCTCGAACTCCATCCATTCTGATAAGAGGAAGTGGTACTATTTCAGCTACAGCTCAGTGGCACATCAAACAAAGCATATAATCAACAGATCTCAAGCTTTATCTACGATAGTGTTCTTCAGtaagataaaataaagaaacagatATCCATAATCCAAAAACATAATGGCAGAAAATACTGTTATTTAAGCAACAGTTGCATCGCCagaaataagtaaaataaatggACTCAAAAACTTAGTTCACCTTGTTTGTTGGATTTTGGGAATCGAAAGATTGTCAAAAACTGGAACCAAGCCTTTTGACCTTGCTTCAATCATGCGAGCTGGAATTCTTTCGATTTCGATTTCTCCCCAAGAAGCATTTGTTTCATCCATTTTTGTGGCTTCCACCATCATCGACTGAAAGTAAATCTGCAAGCAAATGAACAAGAACAAGGGACATTTCAAGTATCAAAGAAAATGCATCATAATTAGCATAAAACACATATTTCATTCCAACAGAACATATATATACCTCAGGTTTTGCCCACAACGGAGTCCGAGCTTGATGCATCTGTAGTTCAGCTTctgatatatataaatgatgttTCTCCTCAGGACTGATCTTTGCTTTCATGAATGTACCTCCAGCTTCAGGATAGATGCTATTTCCCTTTTTCACTCCTCTAGGATATATTTTATTGCTGTCTGAATTTCCATTCTCACCATATATGTCAATattatcttctctctctcttcggtTTTGTTTCTGACAGATATTCCACTTCTCGATAGCCTCAACAACTAATCTTGCATCACTTTCTGAAGCTGAATCAGGAGCGGTGCTTAATCCAGACACCAGAACCGTTGGATCTAGAAAAGTCGATGTTCGCAACACATATTGTATCATACAACCAGAAGGAGAAAAGACCAAAAGGTGATACTTTGCCTTCGAAGAGTGGCAATCCGCATATAAAGCATTGCCTCTACAATTGGGGAAAGATGAAGCGATAGCCCCAGAAAGGGAACTCATCCTCCTGCCTGTTGCAGCAGCTGCAGCACCACTTACAGTGCCTCTCCATCCATTATTTCCATTCCTTATTCTGCTAACAACGGAAAGTGTAACTGGATGACCAGCTGCACAAAGGCTCTGTTGATTAGGTGGCCAACGAACCACTGCCTTAGTCATAATGCCCAAACCACTATTTTTTGTGGTAAAATTAGCATCAGCAGACTGAAAGTTTACTGATCCTCCAAGAGGATTTATACCAAAGAGATGGCTTGTCCGCCTTGATGAACTAATCATAATCCAGTTGCTGTCGTCACTGAAACTGCTATCCTGTATGACCTGAAACAATTACCCAAAAAGCAGATAAGTGctcaataataacaataacataTTCAAGAAGGAATCTTGAAACAATTATCCGACACTTACTGCATTTGTGAAACCACGTTGCAGCCTGTAAAGATGTACATAAGATGCACCAGTGTCACAAGCAGAAGAGCTTCCGGGGGGTCCAggcattattttgaaaacatttatGTTGTGTCTGGACCGAAGCGGTAACTAAAAGGGTGCCGCTAGGGTCAAAGCATAATGCTGAAATAGGACTCTTGTGTGGCCGGAACTGGAAAATCACAAGTTTGCTGACAATATCTCTGACAATGACctgataaacaaaagaaaacaataggTAAAGAGGGAAAAATACATGAGATATCAAAAAGATAGAGCCAGTATGACTTCATAAATAACTTCATTAGTAAATACCACAACAGCATGATCTTGCATCGAATACATTTCTACCATGCTCAGTAGCATGAAACTCGTgactcaaaataaattttaatgctTCATATGATAGTCAAACATAATGACATTTCTCGTACAGCTTGTATTGTGCAAGATAATGCATTGACCTATAGCAAGAAGCAATAGCAAAGTAAAAGTATATAAACTCTGACCAAACTTACAAAAGTAAGGCATAAGAGAAAAAAGGAGCAGGCATATAAGTGTGGTTTCAGCAACAAGTAAAAGAGAACTTGAGAAAAGCATGTACCATTCCAACATTTTCTGCATCCTTTGAATTGACAATAAAAGTCCCATTGCGTTTCCAGCCAGGATTCCCCGATTGCAGTGAAGTATTACCATCAGGTAGAAGCTCAGAGCAGTACCTGGAGAGCTTCTTATACCCCATGTCTCCTAGGTTCACAATCCCAACAGCAAGTTGCTTGCTTGATTCTTTCGCATAGTGAGCCACAAAGCTCCCATTTGAAGGAAAACCAGGAAAGCTTGCAGAAGGCATTAAATGTTGTGATTTGAGACTACAACTGGACTACCACTATAAGCAAGCCATCGGGGACCCACCGCAAGAGGTCCATATCCTATGCCTCCAGAACCAGGATACCCCGTAACTATTGGATTTGTAAGAATGGTATATTCCCTCTCTAATGTTGTGGCATCAAAGCAGTGTATCTGCAATTTATTACATTTAATTATTCACACTTCGATTAGGCAGAAGAAAAGGGTGCTTGGAAAATACATGACCAAATATACCTGAGCTGATTGAGAAATAGCGACAACTCGGGAACTGCACCTTACAGAGTAAACAACTGATCTGAACTTTAGCACGTGAACATAAGACTCAGATCTCAAGGAATAAAACCGAATAGAAGTAGGCAAAAAACTGCCATTCACTGGATCATGGCCGTTTGAGATGCTCCCATTGCAAGAAGTGGCTGAACCATCCTGAATGTTACTACCTATGGGAAAGGACCCATCAGCACAAACTACCAGCAGTGGGTGGCTGTCCGCAAACATGCCTTGCGATCTCTTTGATGCTATTGGTTTAGGCAGCATTTGCATAAATGAAACAGGACCGTCATGTCTGGAAACTAGGTCGCGGACATTATCTGCATCCTCAACATCCCAAACCTGGAAACCAGACCGGTAAGCTAGCAGGAGAACTTGCCGGATGACATCTCCCTCATCCTCTAACTTTTCAAACCGGGCCCAGTTCACCTATAAATTGTTTACATGAAAAATATGAAACCAGTTAGCT contains these protein-coding regions:
- the LOC133876300 gene encoding autophagy-related protein 18f-like, encoding MPSASFPGFPSNGSFVAHYAKESSKQLAVGIVNLGDMGYKKLSRYCSELLPDGNTSLQSGNPGWKRNGTFIVNSKDAENVGMVIVRDIVSKLVIFQFRPHKSPISALCFDPSGTLLVTASAATWFHKCSKCRIIVSRFLLEYVIVIQDSSFSDDSNWIMISSSRRTSHLFGINPLGGSVNFQSADANFTTKNSGLGIMTKAVVRWPPNQQSLCAAGHPVTLSVVSRIRNGNNGWRGTVSGAAAAATGRRMSSLSGAIASSFPNCRGNALYADCHSSKAKYHLLVFSPSGCMIQYVLRTSTFLDPTVLVSGLSTAPDSASESDARLVVEAIEKWNICQKQNRREREDNIDIYGENGNSDSNKIYPRGVKKGNSIYPEAGGTFMKAKISPEEKHHLYISEAELQMHQARTPLWAKPEIYFQSMMVEATKMDETNASWGEIEIERIPARMIEARSKGLVPVFDNLSIPKIQQTRNPALDSNINGKLQHQRSGLSANRRLSFGSSSGSLDSMTDAGAPVVEFHNGVEETESDGSQMPVETKGFVYNNDSPKTKTRLEIVNNRESLKMEPQLKFVNCNKTGPKMENHFEDEGGEFD